In one Streptomyces sp. NBC_01241 genomic region, the following are encoded:
- a CDS encoding phosphotransferase, with the protein MSSDRWSTHSIEMGPDSVIKRFRREDRERCEREWRALKLLDAYVPGLAPEPRDADLAAVVPTVVMSRLNGMPLRGGPIADGQLRALAEAVTTLHAAVPEGVLTELPLRPGHQGELIAHVHTWSTHAHPQVSGRASRAMDAGLAWLTQ; encoded by the coding sequence ATGAGTTCTGACCGATGGAGCACCCATTCGATCGAGATGGGTCCCGACAGCGTGATCAAGCGGTTCCGGAGGGAAGATCGCGAGCGGTGCGAGCGCGAGTGGCGCGCCCTGAAGTTGCTCGACGCATACGTTCCCGGCCTGGCCCCCGAGCCCAGGGATGCCGATCTCGCAGCTGTGGTGCCCACGGTGGTGATGTCGCGGCTGAACGGCATGCCGCTGCGTGGTGGCCCCATCGCGGACGGGCAGCTCAGGGCTCTGGCGGAAGCTGTCACCACACTTCATGCTGCGGTGCCTGAGGGGGTGCTCACCGAGCTCCCCCTCAGGCCTGGACATCAAGGCGAACTGATTGCCCACGTTCACACCTGGAGCACACACGCGCATCCGCAGGTCAGCGGCAGAGCGTCCCGGGCTATGGACGCGGGCCTGGCGTGGCTCACCCAGTGA
- a CDS encoding transposase family protein, producing MKKNNSLAEGPDGLVYTARLPLSSATLNWLADLIRGHCKKIGSRWRALPAGKIAGLVLAVLRCDQRPGDLAGGNGVHRTTVTRWVREVVGLLAARAPRLDRALKKIARSGGGVVLLDGSLIRTRRRTGTENRKNYSGKHKCHGLLVIALTDDKGRLAWVSAVRPGRTSEITACRHDKLTAHLRAAGLGAIADLGFVGLDDSGPDADPAVITGYKAARNKPLTRGQKLSNKALAAVRAPVEHGFAHLKNWRVLGKVRTDPKWATALVRALLVLTNREVAR from the coding sequence GTGAAGAAAAACAACAGTCTTGCCGAGGGCCCCGACGGTCTTGTCTACACCGCCCGCCTGCCGCTGTCGAGCGCCACCTTGAACTGGCTCGCCGACCTGATCCGCGGCCACTGCAAGAAGATCGGATCGCGGTGGCGGGCCCTGCCCGCAGGGAAGATCGCCGGCCTCGTGCTGGCCGTGCTGCGCTGTGACCAGCGGCCCGGCGACCTGGCCGGCGGGAACGGGGTGCACCGCACCACTGTGACCCGGTGGGTGCGGGAAGTCGTCGGGCTGCTGGCCGCCCGCGCCCCGCGCCTGGACCGCGCGCTCAAGAAGATCGCCCGATCGGGTGGCGGGGTGGTGCTGCTGGACGGCTCCCTGATCCGCACCCGCCGCCGCACCGGGACCGAGAACCGCAAGAACTACTCCGGCAAGCACAAGTGCCACGGCCTGCTCGTGATCGCGCTCACCGACGACAAGGGACGCCTGGCCTGGGTGAGCGCGGTGAGGCCCGGACGCACCTCGGAGATCACCGCGTGCCGCCACGACAAACTGACCGCCCATCTGCGCGCGGCCGGCCTCGGAGCGATCGCAGACCTGGGCTTCGTCGGCCTCGACGACAGCGGCCCGGACGCCGACCCGGCTGTGATCACCGGCTACAAGGCTGCCCGCAACAAGCCACTGACCAGGGGACAGAAGCTGTCCAACAAGGCGCTGGCCGCGGTCCGGGCCCCGGTCGAACACGGCTTCGCGCACCTGAAGAACTGGCGCGTGCTCGGCAAGGTCCGCACCGACCCGAAGTGGGCGACCGCGCTGGTACGGGCCCTGCTGGTCCTTACGAACCGGGAAGTCGCCCGCTGA
- a CDS encoding DUF6461 domain-containing protein has translation MTATAADYVWLNERFPDLAEAYCFTLVHNLAPVDVLARLEGQSEPSQTGVEAIVDAAFELLDRSDNTRQFIAMTTVGDWTLLIEPVGYIGVTEERALPASAGTRWVSHFVNINGLDSFLWAQDTAGRLTFEPAVPDRRWGTTPDELLEAMHHCGFQFWNETSDTAEHLAAEAAFALAEHLTGVRITPELLQNTPFICGSAEIR, from the coding sequence ATGACTGCAACTGCTGCCGACTACGTATGGCTCAACGAGCGCTTCCCCGACCTCGCGGAGGCGTATTGCTTCACGCTGGTGCACAACCTGGCGCCTGTGGACGTCCTTGCCCGCCTCGAAGGCCAGAGCGAGCCTTCCCAGACCGGGGTGGAGGCGATAGTGGACGCGGCCTTTGAGCTCCTGGACCGTTCGGACAACACCCGGCAGTTCATCGCCATGACCACTGTCGGGGACTGGACCCTGCTGATTGAGCCCGTCGGCTACATCGGCGTCACCGAAGAGAGAGCCCTGCCCGCTTCTGCGGGCACCCGCTGGGTCTCGCACTTCGTCAACATCAACGGCCTCGACTCGTTCCTCTGGGCCCAGGACACGGCCGGTCGCCTGACGTTCGAGCCCGCAGTGCCCGACCGCCGCTGGGGAACAACCCCTGACGAACTCCTAGAGGCCATGCATCACTGCGGCTTCCAGTTCTGGAACGAGACCTCTGACACCGCGGAACACTTGGCCGCAGAAGCAGCGTTCGCCCTTGCCGAGCACCTGACCGGTGTCCGCATCACACCGGAACTCCTCCAGAACACCCCTTTCATCTGCGGCAGCGCGGAGATCCGGTGA
- the istB gene encoding IS21-like element helper ATPase IstB, whose product MSELTGNRIRTTATKLGLPHLAETINEYTRRADEGKMGYLDFLDLVLSEELAVRDDRHFRQGLRLSRLPHHKTLDEYDFSFQPELDPRKVKDLATLSFVEAKANAALLGPPGVGKTHIAIALAVAACRAGYSIYFTSLDDMVRNLKAAEAAGRLTSKLGSYLRPSVLVVDEVGYQPLERAEANLVFQVISKRYEKGSIILTSNKTFSEWGQVFGDEVLATAILDRLLHHCEVVAINGPSYRLKNRLKAIERETEVA is encoded by the coding sequence TTGAGTGAGCTGACCGGAAACCGCATCCGCACCACGGCGACCAAGCTCGGCCTGCCCCACCTGGCGGAAACCATCAACGAGTACACGCGGCGGGCGGACGAGGGAAAGATGGGCTACCTCGACTTCCTCGACCTGGTCCTCTCCGAGGAACTGGCCGTCCGCGACGACCGGCACTTCCGCCAGGGCCTGCGGCTCTCCCGGCTGCCGCACCACAAAACGCTGGATGAGTACGACTTCTCGTTCCAGCCCGAGCTCGACCCGCGCAAGGTCAAAGACCTGGCCACGCTGTCCTTCGTCGAAGCGAAGGCCAATGCTGCCCTGCTCGGGCCACCTGGAGTCGGCAAGACCCACATCGCGATCGCACTGGCGGTCGCGGCCTGCCGGGCCGGATACTCGATCTACTTCACCAGCCTCGACGACATGGTCCGCAACCTCAAAGCAGCCGAGGCGGCAGGGCGCCTGACCAGCAAGCTGGGCTCCTACCTGCGGCCGAGTGTCCTCGTGGTCGATGAAGTCGGCTACCAGCCCCTCGAACGCGCCGAGGCGAACCTGGTCTTCCAGGTCATCTCCAAGCGCTACGAAAAGGGCTCCATCATTCTCACCTCGAACAAGACCTTCAGCGAATGGGGCCAGGTCTTCGGCGACGAAGTCCTCGCCACCGCCATCCTCGACCGCCTCCTGCACCACTGCGAAGTCGTCGCCATCAACGGCCCCAGCTACCGGCTGAAGAACCGCCTCAAGGCCATCGAGCGCGAGACAGAAGTCGCCTGA
- a CDS encoding DUF6262 family protein, protein MTTTVPDPRTAAALAARHRSTDAALGRVRDAVTRLRREKTQVSVAAVARRANVSRTFLYDHPDARAAVATAIAEAGERRTQMVTDQDEAREATWRERALNAEDALKAAHAEILTQRTRIGELLGQVRDLEAEWTQEAIQRITTENTTLKQRVRQLTADNRSFDERLKAARSNLRFQDRRVADLEAQIAEPASGT, encoded by the coding sequence GTGACCACCACCGTCCCCGACCCGCGCACGGCCGCCGCCTTGGCCGCCCGCCACCGCAGCACCGACGCCGCCCTCGGACGGGTCCGCGACGCCGTCACCAGGCTCCGCCGCGAGAAGACCCAGGTCAGCGTCGCCGCGGTCGCCCGCCGCGCGAATGTCTCCCGCACCTTCCTCTATGACCACCCCGACGCCAGAGCCGCGGTCGCCACCGCGATTGCCGAAGCCGGCGAACGCCGGACTCAGATGGTCACCGACCAGGACGAGGCACGCGAGGCGACCTGGCGCGAGCGAGCCCTAAACGCCGAGGACGCCCTCAAGGCCGCCCACGCCGAGATTCTCACCCAGCGCACCCGCATCGGCGAACTCCTTGGACAGGTCCGCGACTTGGAAGCCGAGTGGACCCAGGAGGCCATCCAGCGGATCACCACCGAGAACACCACCCTCAAGCAACGCGTCCGCCAGCTCACCGCCGACAACCGGTCCTTCGACGAACGCCTCAAGGCCGCCCGCTCCAACCTCCGCTTCCAGGATCGCCGCGTCGCCGACCTCGAAGCCCAGATCGCCGAGCCTGCATCAGGCACGTGA
- the istA gene encoding IS21 family transposase, with the protein MVLDPQRWLELRRFRGLVESGAMSLSEVAKETGLNWRTVSKYLSADSSAPPRRTASGQPRKRVVDEVAPLIDAMLRAEILMKAAVIHERLATEYGFTGNYQRVKLYVQEARPRIAEELGITPRELAGMHRRFEVIPGAQAQVDWGDEGKVLAHLGIPKVYSFHMVLSYSRDPFCCFTTSLDLQMFFDCHRRAFAHFNGVPMTIVYDRTKTVVRRHVAPGEAVPLHPEAVGFAGHYDFDIDVLAAYRPQGKGRVERQVLIVRDHVLSGRAFSSVEEMDAAFAAWVPQRRAQIHKTHREVIGHRAARDHAALKPLPPTPFLVAERHLRPVGKDCLVAFGGNLYSVPARKVRPRQLVEIRATKSQVVLHSTVADSRGETLLATHPRAVGRGVRVVEEQHWDGLPTGKGRRTTSGDVLPRPRHDRPLGEESGPLQALLNRAAATRIEVGRRPLSVYDELTGTRPFTTNRATKEPS; encoded by the coding sequence ATGGTCTTGGACCCGCAGCGCTGGCTGGAGCTCCGGCGTTTCCGCGGCCTGGTGGAGTCCGGGGCGATGAGTCTGTCGGAGGTCGCCAAGGAGACCGGGTTGAACTGGCGAACGGTCAGCAAGTACCTCTCTGCCGACTCGTCTGCGCCGCCGCGCCGGACGGCGAGTGGTCAGCCGCGCAAGCGGGTGGTCGACGAGGTAGCTCCGCTGATCGACGCGATGCTGCGGGCGGAGATCCTGATGAAGGCCGCGGTGATTCATGAGCGGCTGGCCACGGAGTACGGATTCACCGGGAACTACCAGCGGGTCAAGCTCTACGTGCAGGAGGCCCGCCCGAGGATCGCGGAGGAACTGGGCATCACGCCACGGGAGCTGGCGGGGATGCACCGCAGGTTCGAGGTGATCCCGGGTGCTCAGGCTCAGGTCGACTGGGGCGATGAGGGCAAGGTCCTCGCCCACCTGGGCATTCCGAAGGTCTACTCCTTCCACATGGTGCTGTCGTACTCGCGTGATCCGTTCTGCTGCTTCACCACCAGCCTGGACCTGCAGATGTTCTTCGACTGCCACCGCCGGGCATTCGCGCACTTCAACGGGGTGCCGATGACGATCGTCTACGACCGCACCAAAACGGTCGTGCGCCGTCACGTCGCCCCCGGTGAGGCGGTTCCACTGCATCCGGAAGCGGTCGGATTCGCCGGCCACTACGACTTCGACATCGATGTGCTGGCCGCCTACCGACCCCAAGGCAAGGGCCGCGTCGAACGCCAAGTGCTGATCGTCCGCGATCACGTTCTCTCCGGCCGGGCCTTCTCCTCCGTCGAGGAGATGGATGCCGCGTTTGCCGCCTGGGTTCCGCAACGGCGGGCTCAGATCCACAAGACGCACCGCGAGGTGATCGGACATCGTGCTGCCCGGGACCACGCAGCTCTCAAGCCGCTGCCGCCGACTCCCTTTCTGGTTGCCGAGCGCCATCTGCGGCCGGTCGGCAAGGACTGTCTGGTTGCCTTCGGCGGGAACCTCTACTCGGTCCCGGCCCGCAAGGTCCGCCCCCGTCAGCTGGTGGAGATCAGGGCCACGAAGTCACAGGTCGTGCTGCATTCCACCGTCGCCGATTCCCGTGGGGAGACGTTGTTGGCCACTCACCCACGGGCTGTTGGACGCGGGGTCCGTGTCGTTGAGGAACAGCACTGGGATGGCCTGCCCACCGGCAAAGGGCGCCGGACCACCTCCGGCGATGTCTTGCCCCGGCCGCGTCACGATCGCCCGCTGGGCGAGGAGAGCGGACCGCTGCAAGCCCTCCTCAACCGGGCTGCGGCGACCCGCATCGAGGTCGGCCGTCGGCCTTTGTCCGTCTATGACGAACTGACCGGAACCCGCCCCTTCACCACCAACCGAGCGACGAAGGAACCGTCTTGA